From a single Nostoc edaphicum CCNP1411 genomic region:
- a CDS encoding non-ribosomal peptide synthetase: MNMTQNQQVVSLMLRLQNMGCKIWADDDKLRIRTSKNALTSELKQEIQANKADILVFLNSVKTTTIMTEEIPTLPDDAPKPLSFAQQRLWLLAQLQGPSASYNMPIALQLNGNLNIDALRSSLAYLLNRHDSLRMYFPTVAGHPQVAIANLDDIEVLREWGLGIGDWERVLPIGISDSPNIQRLIDAHAQEPFDLNTGPLFKANLLQLKEQKYVLLINMHHIISDGWSMGVFVRELRQVYTAFAQGQTPNLAPLPIQYSDYANWQRNWLQGEVLETQINYWKNQLKDAPPLLELPTDYPRPALQSYRGDRDRYSLSPNLTLAIKTFSQQQGASLFMTLLAAFSILLSRYSRQEDLCIGSPIANRTHSQTEGLIGFFVNTLILRNQIKPEQSFIEFLQQTRQTCLDAYSHQDIPFEYLVEQLQPERSMSHNPLFQVMLALENNESPDLSLPGIEIEWLPLTYPFAKFDLVLLVIESDDQLNLIWEYATDLFDKSTIQRMAEQFEVLLQGIIDNSQQPINTLPLMTAPEILKLQCWNQTKTDYPHDKTIVDLFEQQVEKHPHNIALVFESQQLTYQQLNQKANQLAHYLIENHQIHPDTLIAICVERSFEMIIGLLGILKAGAAYLPIDPNYPKERIEFVLEDSGTSVLLTQSYLLDQLPLAKLKYQLICLDRVTFSFALIDNPNPQSTPDNLAYVIYTSGSTGQPKGVMIEHGGLVNLTLAIDKVLQIKPQSQLLQFASFSFDASIWEIATAIAAGACLYLAKKETLLPSQDLMNFLEEHKISHITLPPSVLSLLPQAALPDCQTIVVAGEACPTELVAKWAIGRSLFNGYGPTESTVCASIALCHPNGKKPPIGQPISNIRIYILDTQNQPLPPGIPGELCIAGVGLARGYLKRPDLTAKKFIKIELFGKIERIYKTGDLARWGFDGNLEYLGRIDEQTKLRGFRIELGEIESILLQHPSVQEAIVTLYKTDKNQSLIAYVTGINNDLSTQLKNSLKSRLPDYMIPAQIIVLDELPLTPNGKVDRKSLPAPNGVIEGLYEPPRNEIEKQLVQIWSAVLEHQDIGIHDNFFDLGGHSLLAIKLLNNIQEVFEQQLSLSSLFQNPTIAQLGEQLCNTEVQQSNSDLVSLQPQGHATPLFFLPGANGHGFYFRDLAINLGTKRPIYGLETPGRDGSSVLPESVATHASQLINLLRQQQAKSPYILAGYSSGCAVAFEMASQLEQQGEMVSLLAILDAGIVSKPEYFTDRTELDWIWQLIRRIEVLKGVYLGLQYDDLAVQPNDQARWELAAEYLYRNNILPEHSTLSLLKTNIKVMKLLTLNYANYQPTHRISAPIVLFRAQEVKEIILQELQAFSDYDLPDWGWQNYTQKPVKVISVPGNHGQILYEPHVNLLATQLQALMVDGAE; this comes from the coding sequence ATGAACATGACACAAAATCAGCAAGTAGTTTCTTTAATGCTTCGTTTGCAGAACATGGGATGCAAAATTTGGGCTGATGACGATAAGTTACGAATTCGTACTAGTAAAAACGCCTTAACTTCTGAACTCAAGCAGGAAATTCAAGCCAACAAAGCAGATATATTAGTATTCTTAAATTCTGTCAAAACCACAACTATCATGACAGAAGAAATTCCGACCTTGCCAGATGATGCGCCCAAGCCCCTTTCCTTTGCTCAACAACGCCTCTGGCTGTTAGCGCAACTCCAAGGCCCATCAGCCAGTTACAATATGCCGATCGCTTTGCAACTGAATGGAAACCTCAATATTGATGCTTTGCGCTCTAGTTTGGCTTATCTGCTTAATCGGCATGACAGTCTGAGGATGTATTTCCCCACAGTGGCGGGACATCCCCAGGTTGCGATCGCAAATTTAGACGACATCGAAGTTTTAAGGGAATGGGGACTGGGAATTGGTGACTGGGAAAGAGTTTTACCAATAGGGATTTCCGACTCCCCAAATATCCAGCGTTTAATTGATGCTCATGCTCAAGAACCGTTTGACTTAAATACTGGGCCTTTGTTTAAAGCGAATCTGCTGCAACTCAAAGAGCAGAAATACGTGCTACTCATTAATATGCACCACATTATCAGTGATGGCTGGTCAATGGGGGTGTTTGTCCGTGAGTTACGACAAGTTTATACCGCCTTTGCCCAAGGTCAAACCCCAAACCTTGCACCATTGCCCATTCAATACAGCGACTACGCAAACTGGCAACGAAATTGGTTACAAGGGGAAGTATTGGAAACCCAGATCAACTACTGGAAAAATCAACTCAAGGATGCTCCCCCATTGCTGGAGTTACCTACCGATTATCCCCGTCCAGCATTGCAAAGTTACCGAGGCGATCGCGATCGCTATTCCCTATCGCCTAACTTAACTCTTGCCATAAAAACTTTCAGTCAGCAGCAAGGTGCAAGTTTATTTATGACTTTGTTGGCGGCTTTCAGTATTCTGCTTTCTCGTTACAGTCGTCAAGAAGACTTATGTATTGGTTCTCCTATTGCTAACCGCACCCATAGCCAAACGGAAGGATTAATCGGCTTTTTTGTCAATACCTTGATACTGCGTAATCAAATCAAGCCTGAGCAAAGTTTTATCGAGTTTCTGCAACAAACTCGCCAAACTTGTTTAGATGCATACTCCCATCAAGACATTCCCTTTGAGTATCTGGTAGAACAGTTGCAACCAGAACGCAGTATGAGCCATAACCCCTTATTCCAGGTTATGTTAGCACTGGAAAATAATGAAAGTCCCGATTTAAGTTTGCCAGGAATAGAGATTGAATGGCTCCCATTAACCTATCCCTTTGCTAAATTTGACTTAGTACTTCTGGTCATAGAATCTGATGACCAGTTAAATTTAATTTGGGAATACGCCACCGATCTATTTGATAAAAGTACTATACAAAGGATGGCGGAACAGTTTGAAGTTCTACTTCAGGGAATTATTGATAACTCTCAACAACCTATTAATACCCTCCCTTTGATGACAGCGCCCGAAATTCTAAAACTACAATGCTGGAATCAAACTAAAACTGATTATCCCCACGATAAAACTATAGTTGACTTATTTGAACAACAAGTTGAAAAACATCCTCATAATATCGCTTTAGTCTTTGAATCTCAACAATTAACTTATCAGCAACTCAATCAAAAAGCAAACCAACTAGCTCATTATCTAATTGAAAATCACCAAATTCACCCAGACACTTTAATTGCCATCTGTGTTGAACGGTCTTTTGAAATGATTATTGGTTTACTCGGTATCCTGAAAGCGGGTGCAGCATACCTGCCAATTGATCCAAATTATCCTAAAGAACGGATTGAATTCGTGTTAGAGGATTCGGGGACATCGGTATTACTAACCCAAAGTTACCTATTAGATCAATTACCTCTAGCTAAACTGAAATACCAGTTAATTTGTTTAGATCGAGTAACTTTTAGTTTTGCGTTAATAGATAATCCTAATCCTCAAAGTACTCCTGATAATTTAGCTTATGTAATTTATACTTCTGGTTCGACAGGGCAACCCAAGGGGGTGATGATTGAGCATGGAGGACTGGTGAATTTAACTTTGGCGATCGACAAAGTTTTGCAAATTAAACCTCAAAGCCAATTGCTTCAGTTTGCTTCTTTTAGCTTCGATGCTTCAATTTGGGAAATTGCTACTGCGATCGCCGCAGGGGCTTGTTTGTATCTGGCAAAAAAAGAAACCTTATTACCTAGTCAAGACTTAATGAACTTCTTAGAAGAACACAAAATTTCCCATATCACGTTACCGCCTTCAGTCTTATCCCTATTACCTCAAGCTGCTTTACCCGATTGCCAAACCATAGTCGTTGCTGGTGAAGCTTGTCCAACAGAATTAGTAGCAAAATGGGCAATAGGACGAAGTTTATTCAATGGCTACGGGCCAACAGAATCTACAGTTTGTGCTAGTATCGCACTCTGTCATCCTAATGGTAAAAAACCACCCATTGGTCAACCAATATCTAATATCCGCATCTATATATTAGATACTCAAAATCAACCATTACCTCCTGGCATCCCTGGAGAATTATGTATCGCGGGAGTGGGTTTGGCACGAGGCTATCTCAAACGTCCCGATTTAACCGCCAAGAAATTTATCAAAATTGAGTTATTCGGTAAAATTGAGCGAATTTACAAAACTGGCGACTTAGCAAGATGGGGGTTTGATGGAAACCTTGAGTATTTAGGCCGCATTGACGAACAGACTAAATTACGGGGTTTTCGGATTGAACTCGGTGAAATTGAATCGATTTTATTGCAACATCCATCAGTTCAAGAAGCAATTGTTACCTTATATAAAACTGATAAAAACCAAAGTTTAATTGCTTATGTAACGGGAATCAATAATGATTTGTCTACCCAATTAAAAAATAGTCTTAAATCCCGACTGCCCGATTATATGATACCTGCTCAGATCATCGTATTGGATGAGTTGCCTTTAACTCCCAATGGCAAAGTTGACCGGAAATCTTTACCTGCTCCAAATGGTGTAATAGAGGGCTTATATGAACCCCCACGGAACGAAATTGAAAAACAATTGGTGCAAATTTGGTCTGCTGTACTTGAACATCAAGACATTGGGATTCATGATAATTTTTTCGACTTGGGCGGTCATTCTTTATTAGCGATTAAACTGCTCAATAATATTCAAGAAGTATTTGAGCAACAACTTTCTTTAAGTAGTTTATTTCAAAATCCTACTATTGCTCAACTAGGAGAACAACTTTGTAATACTGAGGTTCAACAGTCAAATTCCGATTTAGTTTCACTCCAACCTCAAGGACATGCAACACCTCTATTTTTTCTTCCTGGCGCAAACGGACACGGCTTTTATTTTCGAGATTTGGCAATCAATTTAGGAACTAAGCGGCCAATATATGGACTCGAAACTCCAGGACGAGACGGCTCTAGCGTACTCCCTGAATCAGTAGCAACTCATGCAAGTCAACTGATTAATTTATTACGTCAACAGCAAGCTAAAAGTCCATATATATTAGCAGGATACTCTTCAGGTTGTGCCGTTGCTTTTGAAATGGCTTCCCAACTCGAACAGCAAGGTGAAATGGTAAGTTTACTAGCTATCTTGGACGCTGGAATAGTTTCTAAACCTGAGTATTTTACTGATAGAACAGAACTTGATTGGATCTGGCAATTGATTCGACGAATTGAAGTTTTAAAGGGAGTTTATTTAGGACTGCAATATGACGATTTAGCTGTTCAACCCAATGACCAAGCGAGGTGGGAACTGGCAGCAGAGTATTTGTACCGAAATAATATTTTACCCGAACATTCCACCCTTTCTTTACTCAAAACCAATATCAAAGTGATGAAATTGCTAACGCTCAACTATGCAAATTATCAGCCTACTCATCGAATTTCTGCTCCCATTGTTTTATTCCGCGCTCAAGAAGTTAAGGAGATTATTTTACAAGAACTACAAGCCTTTTCTGATTACGATCTACCCGATTGGGGATGGCAAAACTATACTCAAAAGCCTGTCAAGGTAATTTCTGTACCTGGAAACCACGGTCAAATACTTTATGAACCCCATGTCAACCTATTAGCCACCCAATTACAAGCCTTGATGGTAGATGGAGCAGAGTAG
- a CDS encoding 2-isopropylmalate synthase, translating into MKTLPIKIYDETLRDGEQQAGIFFSYPTKQKLAHLIAKTGVDGLDVMPCVCEQESELTKTLVSEGLNRLITAATLMEKKYIDQAKDCGVKRIILFHGLSDRLLFLRDPQIRLMKEFKGKTIDDDVPVNVINRIRQNAIDVIVENLRYATTVAGLTVDFAAEDASRTDFDFLVQCIRSFGPYIEHFLLCDTVGVLSPEKSYVWINDLLQRTTAVAFGVHYHNDMGLALENTLQSVIAGATLVSGTFCGIGERAGNVAIEQVLNGLRVRFGIEVKGINYDAIDAVTDYIEQLGVRPAAPYSQTAQRHESGIHVNSLFCDPQSYAALPYNTIEVLFGKWSGVSNFQYLFEKQLQNPQPMKQYEKMRSVIKSLSVDQERYFTAKEILELWQNGVFK; encoded by the coding sequence ATGAAAACACTTCCTATCAAAATTTACGATGAAACCCTGCGGGATGGAGAACAACAAGCAGGCATTTTTTTCTCTTACCCAACTAAACAAAAACTCGCCCATCTAATTGCTAAAACCGGAGTCGATGGACTCGATGTTATGCCCTGTGTATGTGAGCAAGAATCTGAACTGACTAAAACATTAGTATCAGAGGGATTAAATAGATTAATTACTGCCGCTACCTTAATGGAAAAGAAATATATTGATCAAGCAAAAGATTGTGGTGTTAAGCGCATTATCCTTTTTCATGGTCTTTCTGATCGACTCCTGTTTCTACGAGATCCTCAGATCCGTCTGATGAAGGAGTTTAAAGGAAAAACTATTGATGATGATGTCCCCGTTAACGTTATCAATAGAATTCGCCAAAATGCTATTGATGTAATTGTTGAAAATTTGCGCTATGCCACTACGGTTGCTGGACTCACTGTAGACTTCGCCGCGGAGGATGCCTCAAGAACTGATTTTGACTTTTTAGTGCAATGTATCCGCTCTTTTGGCCCTTATATTGAACACTTTTTGCTTTGTGATACAGTCGGAGTCCTCAGTCCAGAAAAGAGCTATGTCTGGATTAACGACCTGCTGCAACGTACAACTGCGGTTGCTTTCGGGGTACACTACCACAATGATATGGGCTTGGCTCTCGAAAATACTCTCCAATCCGTCATAGCTGGAGCGACTTTAGTATCGGGTACTTTTTGCGGGATTGGGGAACGAGCCGGAAATGTTGCTATTGAGCAGGTTTTAAATGGGTTGCGAGTCCGCTTCGGCATTGAAGTGAAGGGGATTAACTATGATGCTATCGACGCGGTGACTGATTACATCGAGCAATTGGGAGTTCGTCCAGCAGCACCTTACTCTCAAACCGCTCAACGCCACGAATCAGGTATCCATGTAAATTCTTTGTTTTGCGATCCTCAAAGCTATGCTGCTTTACCTTACAACACTATAGAGGTTCTCTTCGGCAAATGGAGTGGAGTAAGTAATTTTCAATATCTATTTGAAAAGCAACTGCAAAATCCTCAACCAATGAAGCAATATGAAAAAATGCGCTCAGTGATTAAATCTCTTTCCGTGGATCAAGAACGCTATTTTACAGCCAAAGAGATATTGGAATTATGGCAAAATGGGGTGTTTAAATAA
- a CDS encoding ABC transporter ATP-binding protein/permease → MNPPSAFTQFWEDVKAIAGPYWYPTEAWGRAFSDVIRAWGMLFVLILLIIALVAVTAFNSFVSRYLVDAIVEEKDFSKFVDMLLVYGAALICVTLLVGISKFVRKQIALDWYEWLNNQILSKYFSNRAYYKINFKSDIDNPDQRLAQEIEPIPRSALSFSATLLEKVLEMITFLIIVWSISQFVAICLVAYTIVGNVIAVYLTQELNKISQEELEFKADYNYALTHVRNHAESIAFFRGENQEKNIIKRRFSNIVKSTKRKINWERNKDIFSRGYQAVIQIFPFIVLGPLQIRDEIDFGQVGQASLACNLFAIALAELINEFGTSGRFSSYVERLAEFSDALEFVTKEPENVSTIKTIEENHLAFENVTLQTPNYEQVIVEDLSLSVKAGEGLLIVGPSGRGKSSLLRAIAGLWNAGTGRLVRPSLEEVLFLPQRPYIILGTLREQLLYPNTNRQMSDAELKEVLQQVNLQNLLSRVDSFDTEVPWENILSLGEQQRLAFARLLVTHPRFTILDEATSALDLNNEESLYQQLQETKTTFISVGHRESLFNYHQWVLELSQDSSWKLVSVQDYRLQKAKQIVINSL, encoded by the coding sequence ATGAATCCTCCTTCAGCTTTTACTCAATTTTGGGAGGATGTTAAAGCGATCGCAGGGCCTTACTGGTATCCCACAGAGGCATGGGGAAGGGCATTCTCAGACGTGATTCGTGCATGGGGAATGCTCTTTGTTCTGATATTATTAATCATCGCGCTTGTGGCTGTAACTGCCTTTAATAGCTTCGTTAGCCGCTATTTAGTCGATGCGATCGTTGAAGAGAAAGATTTTAGTAAATTTGTTGATATGTTATTGGTTTATGGCGCTGCCCTGATCTGTGTAACACTCTTGGTAGGAATTTCTAAATTTGTCAGAAAACAAATTGCTCTTGATTGGTACGAATGGCTAAATAATCAGATTTTATCAAAATATTTTAGCAATCGTGCTTATTATAAAATTAACTTTAAATCTGATATTGATAACCCAGATCAACGTCTAGCACAAGAAATCGAACCCATTCCCAGAAGCGCTCTCAGTTTTTCAGCTACTTTATTAGAAAAAGTGCTGGAAATGATCACTTTTTTAATAATTGTCTGGTCAATTTCTCAATTTGTGGCAATTTGTTTGGTTGCTTATACGATTGTAGGTAATGTAATTGCTGTTTACTTAACTCAAGAATTGAATAAGATTAGTCAAGAGGAACTCGAATTTAAAGCTGATTACAATTATGCTCTGACTCATGTTCGTAATCATGCTGAATCAATAGCTTTTTTTCGGGGAGAAAACCAAGAGAAAAATATAATTAAGCGAAGATTTAGTAATATTGTCAAAAGTACGAAACGCAAAATTAATTGGGAGAGAAATAAAGATATTTTTAGCAGAGGATATCAGGCTGTCATCCAAATATTTCCATTTATAGTGCTCGGCCCTTTACAGATTAGAGATGAGATTGATTTTGGACAAGTCGGCCAAGCCAGTTTAGCTTGTAATCTGTTTGCTATTGCTCTAGCAGAATTAATCAATGAATTTGGAACTTCTGGAAGATTTTCGAGTTACGTTGAGCGGTTAGCTGAGTTTTCAGATGCGTTAGAATTTGTTACCAAAGAACCAGAGAATGTAAGTACTATCAAAACAATAGAAGAAAACCATCTCGCTTTTGAGAATGTCACTTTACAAACGCCAAATTATGAGCAGGTAATCGTCGAAGACTTATCACTTTCTGTGAAAGCAGGTGAAGGTTTATTGATTGTTGGGCCTAGTGGTCGAGGGAAAAGTTCTCTGTTGCGAGCGATCGCTGGTTTGTGGAATGCTGGGACTGGTCGTCTGGTAAGACCTTCCCTAGAAGAAGTATTGTTTTTGCCCCAGCGTCCTTATATAATTTTGGGAACTTTGCGCGAACAGTTATTATATCCTAATACAAATCGTCAAATGAGCGACGCAGAACTCAAAGAAGTTTTACAACAAGTCAACCTGCAAAACTTGTTGAGTCGAGTGGATAGCTTTGATACTGAAGTTCCTTGGGAGAACATATTATCGCTGGGAGAACAACAACGCCTTGCATTTGCACGATTGCTAGTTACTCATCCTAGATTCACTATATTAGATGAAGCAACGAGTGCTTTAGATTTGAATAATGAAGAGAGTTTATATCAACAGTTACAAGAGACAAAAACAACATTTATCAGTGTTGGACATCGAGAAAGTTTGTTTAATTATCATCAATGGGTTTTGGAACTATCACAAGATTCGAGTTGGAAACTTGTGAGTGTACAGGATTATCGACTGCAAAAAGCAAAACAAATTGTCATTAATTCCCTCTGA